aacacaacaaaatgtggaaaaagtccaaaggggtgtgaatactttctgaaggcagtggaAAGCTCTTTCCAATTTTCTCAACAATATGAGAGAATTGTAAATTGTCCCTTTCTTTCTGATACCAAGATATGTGATCACATCCTTTACAGGGATATTACATATTGACTCatataatttagcagacactcttatccagagcaattcaggtttgctcaagggcacatcgacagagtaTTCAgctagtcggcttggggatttgatacagcaacctttcagttatctgctcaacgctcttaaccactaggctacctgcggtcAATAATTCACAATGCAAATAATTCAAATTTCCTAATATTTAGAGATAAACCAGACATGCAATAGACAGTCTTTGACGTGATAAAGTgacgtctgtcacgtcctgaccatagtgagtgttattttctatggtagattagggcagggcgtgacagggggtgtttgtctggtttttgtatgtctatgttttggttctaggtttgtatttctatgctggtgttatttggcatgacctccaattagaggcagcaggttgtcgttgtctctaattggaggtcctatttaagtttAGGTTTGTCCCACAgatgtttgtgggtgattgttcttcgTGAGGTTGATGTTCCTccagcgtcacggtttgttgttttgtatttactTAAAGTGTTAATTGTTGCATTCGGTTTCACTGATCTAAATAAaacatgtggaactacgaaaacgctgcatcttggtccgctctttcaaacagccgtgacaacgTCATTGGTCACGTGGTAATGTTACTTAGAAACTACAGTGTATGCCATCTATGCTTTGAAACGAGCAacctattattatttatttatttatttaaaaaacatttaataTATATAATTGCATGATTTAGGATGTTAAATACAACACTGAACAGCCTATGCTTCTCGAAACGTATCATTTAAAAGTTAGAAAGGAAGATTGCCATCCAGTACAAACAGAATGAGCTGCACTCCAGTAGCTCTGGAGGTGAATTGGAAGAGAGTGAGGATGAACTACCTGAGATGGCAGGCTCCAGCCTCGCACCGATGGTCATGATAAAGACAAATGTGGTCCAGTAGCAGTGACATTTTTGAATCGGTAAAGGTAACCCGAAGTGGACTTGTGAggatttttttgtgtttcttccgcCCAGAGGGAGCGGGCACTCCACGCCACGTGAATGGGGACAAGAGCTCTTACTTGTTTTTCTTTCAGGAACAGGGTGAAGAAaggaaaggagtgattactgggtgGAAGTGGATCaaccatgttgctggggatcagaagtATCCAATGCGAGAGAAGCAAGTTGAGGTTGCCATGGTCAGAGTTGTACAGAAGGTGTCGTATGCCAAGGCagagaagaaagtagaggaagatgggtgagGGATCCTAAGAGGCTCCCGGTAAGTAGTAGACTTTTCACAAGTACAGAGTGAATTGGGaatctctgaatcagagaggttcagggggctgccttaatcaacatccacggtgCCCAggaaacagtgagttaactgccttgctcaggggcagaacgacagatttttaccttgacagGTCGGGGATTCAAGCCAGCAACctattggttactggcccaatgctctaaccactaggctacctgccaaatgcaatgtgcttcagtaaggttggctttttAGTGTTCCTTGCCATGGTTAttaactgtaccgcagaaatggaacatAAATCATAGAAAATAggtgttgtggtggcagctgcagagaagtacttgggttTACGAGATTTTATTGCAGAAGAGTTACAAGGGTgtgttgaatggtagtgtaccgGGCTCCCAGGCCATCGCCCTGGTGTAGGATCAGATAGAGTCAAAATAGGGGAATGGGATGGTGGGTTCTTAATGAGTTGGCAgggatttttttctccttttcccTTTTTCCCCTTTTTGTATCACAAAGTCTAATGGATTtatactccagtccagttgggGGCGGTAGTGCACCATCAATATTGGATGCCAACTGCCGTTAAAACCAAACAAAcaagaatttgtatttatttatttttatttaacctttatttaactagccaagtcagttaagaacaaattgttatttacaatgacggcctacctgtcactgtaaagaagaagaagaagaaataggTCAATGCAAACCGTGGGGAAAGCAGTATTGGCtcacattcaacaaatctgatctaatAAAGTGGATATTTATCAAATCCGTCGtgattgatgtattgtaacagTCCCACAATGTGGTTACTAGAGTACAATTTTTATATATTTGTCTGTTTTCGCTCCATAACATTTAGAAGTTGttccttttcaggtttagaagaagtgactgctaaatgctaactcccgttCTTATTAGCTGGTAGTATAGCTAGCATAAAGAAATCGGTGATGGTAGTCAAAGTATTTTTTAACTGCAATACATCTGATCTTTACatcaacatagtgtgaaatacacataaACAATAGCGTAAATTTAGGCACATTTTGCTAGGGTGCAGTGAGGAGATTCGGGATCTTTCCACAGGTGGATCTTTCCCTCACTGCATCTTTCCCTCCCATGCGATTCCATGGCATTTCCATTGTTTGGGTCGAGTTCCATTGACCTCCTTTACTAGAGACCCAGTCTGTGTTAAACAAGCAGATGAACAAGttttgctgtgagccaatgggGTAACCAAGGTGACCATGGTTTGTTTTCCCCCAAGGCGGACAGGGCCTTAACGTTCTATTTAAgagtcaattacaaaactacatttaagaaaagtacGTATTTTTCAACATCGCCAGCTCCCAAGCGTTCTTGCTATTTAGAAAAATGTACAAGTGCATGTGTGAATTGAAAATGGGTTTTTTACACATCCCACCCCCTGGGACGTGctcagagagtggggtcagaTATTATTGACagcaaccctggagcaattagggttaagtgccttgctcaagggcaccaaCAGATGTTTCACatagtcagcttggggatttaaaccagcaacctttcagttactggcccaacattcctaaccgctaggctacctggcgcaacattaagctagccaagaccaacaaaTGGACTATACAGAAAGAGTTAACCGTTTtaactaaccctaatcttaactcttaacctaactcctaaacttcaccctaaccttaaccctaacccctagcctagctaacgttagccacctagctagaattcataacatattggacgttttgcaaattcgtaacatattggaCATTTTGCAAATCCAGAAcatataatatgaattgtaattcgtaacatatcatatgaaataggtgatggacatccacaaattaatacataccatgcgAGGCGTGGGGTGGCACGTCATGCTGAGTGGAGTGTCTCAGGTTTGCGTACAGGTTACCCCTTGTTCTCACTGTGTGAACacttaaggaaagaaattcaccACAACAATGTTATTCAAATCTAATACAAAGAATATGTATCTCCCAAAGTAGTGTCTTTGAAATTCTCGTACACTATATCAAAACCAATCACACGTGTTTATTTTATAAAGAAAATCCTAGTTTATGAGGACACTGTTGGCTTCCTCGTCTGTCTCAAGCGTATTCACTTCCCTGTGAACCCTTTGCACCATTTCATCCTGCATTGTTTAGCCCCATCTACcattggcgaaaatctgatatcaactttggaggggacaattacatgaaattttctcaagagcaattcctgagggggacaccaaaagtagtgctgtaaaacatagcctacattgtaatatggtaaatgtatattgaggaaccaaagaaataaggtgtttgccgtactcctaattaccggtacccaaaactacacaactaatcacaacagcaataccattgcctttaacaaatcttagttcagtcaccagtttaagttgagagtgggggtatccatggcattttccaattatgttcctattttacaagtcaaaaaaattgagaacctttcataatgttgccaaacaaagactcaacaaacttacctgagactccctgtctctgtcagtctgtccctgcatatctgtccccagctctgctgtctgtgtgccatctgttgcctgctctgcctaatgacatcattgtgaaacatttccattagaatttcatttctttcttatgaacattttatcaactagtctttgagatattaggctacaagggttcttactatgcgttttggtgtactgaaaaatactctgatgtccgtcttttatttttctgccatttttctacctggctggctggctggctacacacacagtgtgtaggttatttacagtaggagatgggcttctatcatcttctatcattctatttgggcttcgatctaaaaggtagctagcaaatgtgaaacggattaaaatgacaagagttgacagctgtatgagttcaccatttacacaacatatgctgcaaccttttgtaattttaatagtttgtttcatattggctggcttccaacaatagctgaatttgcaaagctagcgagcaccagttccgtttcagtggtgtttgctataatctttgctacccgggttaaataaaggtgaaataaaataaataaataaaagttatcttgcgacaatttagcttttgcaacgagaccattaaatatatttaagacaatggtagaagagagtgtagttctgttcagtttggatttcagtttatcgctaaccttatcacagggactttgaagcactaacttacatcatctgcatgctgattccatctttgacaacgccacataaatggaataggtactagctagcttaatagttaatatttgcgcgctagctctgcatattcagctagtgtgtgtgcgcgattgactggattaacctcacgtcagttacgtgcattgagtgcctttcagacagtagatacgacctctgttacctagcaagctaaggaactggcagtggatcaaaccattgtgaggcaaagggtgggggggttgcaatcttttgaaacttaaaaacgcgctattaagtatctataatcagcacaattgctttcattgcgtattattaatattatttaagttacatagttatgtttcagtgatatattgggggggacaaatcatatttttcccaggatgggggggtcgtgtgtcccccatcccccccgggatttccgcccctgccatCTACAGTATGTCAAGCGGCAGGTCCAACTGTGGTTTATGAGTCACACATCTTTGAGGTCTTGCCAGAACCAGATGATGGATACTTCATGGAAGAGAAAGGCCCTATTCTTAGTCATTAGACTTAAATAATATGTCTATGTTGAACACAATGTCTATGGTGAATACAATGTCTATGTTGAATACTATGTCTATGTTGAATACTATGTTGAATACTATGTCTAATACTATGTCTATGTTGAATACTATGTCTATGTTGAATACTATGTCTATGTTGAATACTATGTCTATGTTGGACCATCATAGACAGAGTACAACAGTCGCTTTGAGAGGGGTGACTAGCCTCACAGCAAGAAACTACATTTCTATGATCTTATCATATTTAACAAGCATTGTTCAATAAATGAATCTATTACAAGAATATCAATGACACAGATAATTAAGGAAATGAATAATACATATCACAATTGAATTTGACCTGAACACAGTTGTTCATCAATTATAACTCTATGTGTGGTCCCTATTGACCCATCGAAGTGTCAGGCTGATCATTAATGGGCCTTCAGTCTGGTATGTTGACCAGGTGTTTGGCTCCTCTACAGTGACTCTGTGTCACACTAAGTAGTAATGGAAGGCAGCCTGGATCTCTGAAACAAGAGCTGTAGGCTCATGTGATGTCACACTCCATAGAATAGCATTCCACTTAAAGGCTGTGGTTTCTCTATATGCCATGCTTAAAATACTAGTCATTATTTAGATTCTCACTAACAGATGATATATACTGATTGCTGTGTACTGTAAATTACTTTTCCATATCCACTGACGTACTCTGTTTACTCTCCCTATCAATACTCCAATAGCTCTTTGTACATCCTTCCAATTCCTTGCTTTTAACTGGTTCGCAAAAATGTGAGCCAGGTAAAAATGGTACAAATTTGTTTGTGTGAGAACACATCCGTGTGTGTGGGTATACTAAACCGGATTGAGACAAAGCTTCCTAGTTATCGTTCTAAGGAAATAGAATATGGAAATTCTCTTTTACCATCTTATATTTTATTTAGTTAGTAATGGCATTGTGAAATGAGGCAGAGCCTCTCCCTAAGAACCTGTAAGACAATAGTTTGTTTTGGACCATCTCCATGTAACAACCGTcgttaggaatggaccaaggcgcagcgggaatgtggatactcatgtttattgatgaaaaaaaacaagtaaagtatccactggaaaaccaaacaaaacaatactcacgacggcAACAGTGTGACAGGCTAAACAAGCAGTGATCACAAACAACTCCATGACAAGTACTACAGAATGGCCATGAAATATGATGCCATTCCAAAACTCCAAACAATTTTTCAGTATGTTTTTGAACAGACAATTCTTGAAAAAGTAAGAATAAAAAAAGTATTCATTTTGCTGAAGTCCTATAAGCCTCAAAAAGCTTATGGACGAAGAAGTAAAGCAAACTGAAAAACCTTTACATTAATTAATTACACATCATGATCAGAGTCCCCAGTGCATCATCGTTACTGTGATGGAAATACAACATCAAGCACATCATTGGCAGTGATGAATCAAAGTCCAATATCTCATTCCCACTTCATTAAATATCTACTGCATTTCCTCAGGAAAGGTAAAAGACAACGACAGCTGAGTAGTAGAGATGACTATTTGAATAGGAGTGTGGGTGTATTTAGTGGGGAATGTCCTGTGATCATAAAAGCCATACTGTAGGTGCGATAAAAtgcaaacattttttaaataattatgaGGTCTTAAGTTGCTAGCCAAATAGGCTGGTCGTTCATTCTATCCATTATTTTTGCAATGATTGCTATGCTAAACAAATCATTGCCATGTAGCTCCAGGCTAGCTACTGTACTTCTCCTTTCCTCTAGCAAACTAAAGAAAGCAGCTGAAATGACAGCAACTATGTGTACTTTCCTTTGTTTTACATTTGTTTGTTTCTTTTGCCATTTCTTTGGATATATCCATTATAATGATCCTGATAAATTAATTTGCCTGGCTCAGAGAAACTGTCAGTCACGTCACGTTCATATGCATGGTACGGAGGAGATCGCAAAAAAACTTCCACAGGTCAGAGaagcagacagcaaggtttagacAAACCCTAACTGTTGTAAACGAAATGCTAACCTAATAGCATGGGGGAAAATGGTTTAGATACTTTTTAACAGGGGAGATGAAGTTAAGGCTATAATATAAATTGACTGGCTGGGTTGTGGGACAGTAGTCTGGCTGATACCAAACTCGAAGTCCTCCTGACTTTAGAGTCTGGAAAGGCTGTTTTGATGTTGTCTCACTCAAACACCTACAGGCACAGCCACACAAAGCCCCTGAGCACCGCCCCCTTCCATTACAAATGTTGGATTTTCAAATCCAAACAATGAGAGGTCTCAACCAATCAATCCGTCTGCTCAATTTCTGAGTGAATATTGcattacagtttttctccattggtttggctcatttcttgaaacagaaaTTACATTCTCAAAACTACATGGACAAACCTCCAAACCACTTGGCAATTGTTCACAACAGAATTGAATTTCTCATTCATTTCATCAAATTGCAAATGTCTAAGTACATGTCTCAATGTCTCAGTACATCTTTGCAAATGATTAagtacatgtagcctacatttagcaCAATTTCCAAGTGAATAGATCTTATCGATCTAAACTGATTGCTGATTCTCAGTCTAATGGTTGTTCTCTCCAAAACGTGTCAGCGTCATTTCATTGTATAAGTCATCACATGCACAATAGTCTGTTCAATTGTCAAAATTAGTCAAGAACATAATACCATGAATACCATATATGAATCCCTTGGAACatttgatacatttattacagcaATTGACAGTCAGGTGAAACTAGAACTTGACTAACGAAGGAGGAGTTTCACACATCTCAGATGACCAATCAAACAGTATGATTAGTTACCTGACAGGTGCTGTCCATGACTGTGAATGCTGCCAAACATGTATGTAAAGAGCTTGACCATGCAGGACCAGTACAATTTCTGAACATGGAGGCACCTGGCCAAGTAAATGAACAAGGGCAACTGCCTGctcgaggaagaggaagaggaagaagaagaagaggaggaggaggagtaagggTGCGTGGTGGTGGAATAGGGGGAAGAGGCCGAGGAGCACGAGACCCATCACATCCTCGTGTTTGTGGATGAAGCtggcttcaacctggccaagggcCGAAGACGTGGCCGTAATATTATTGGCCACCGGGCCACGGTGGATGTCCCAGGCCAGCGAGGGGGcaatataactatgtgtgctgccatATCTGAGAATGGTGTGGCCACTCACATCACCAGTCTTGGCCCATACAATACACAGAAGCTCCTCATCTTCTTGGACCGCCTTCATTTTGATTTGATCCCTGAAAATGAGAGAGGTCTCGTAAGGCCTCACCTACCACAATATGtcattgtatgggacaatgtgaATTTCCACCGTGGCCCGCTCATCAGGGCCTGGTTCACTACTCATCCAAGGATGGTCATGGTGTTCCTACCACCTTACTCTCCtttcctcaatcctattgaggagTATTTCTCTGCTTGGAGGTGGAGAGTGTATGAGCATCGGGCTCAAGATCAGAGGTCCCTGCTCCATGCAATGGACGCTGCGTGTGAGGATATTACAGGAGATCAGTGTAGGGGATGGTTGCGACATGCACGCCGTTTCTTCCCTCGTTGCATCGCAAGGGAGCATATACGCTGTGATGTGGACGAGAAtctgtggccagacagacagcagcgtGTGGATGGCCAGGAGGGTGAGGACAGCGACCAGTGAAGAACTGTTAGTTGTGAAACTCCAGCTTTATTTACAGCACTGTAGGCTGCATataattttcattgttttttgtttgtgtgtttatattacagtatattatgctgtatacattttctttttactcTGATGTATGGAAGTTACTTTATGTGTGTGAATGATAATGGTTACAATTTCCTTGGCAGTATGAGTGCAATGTGTGATGTCAAACCTTGGAGGCTACTCTTACCCTAAAATCCTATTTCTTTTTTTCAGTTTTATACACAATTGTATTCTGTTAGCTGGACAAAAAACAGTACAGTAACCATTGTCAATGAAGGACTGGGCTAAGACTGAAAGGTGGACATGAGGGATATTTCAATGGTCCTCTGCCATAGTGACAAAACATCTAAACATTTTGACTTGCAGTGCTTACACAATGCCAAAGGGACGAAGCATTTTGGGGGCACTGACTGTTTAAATGAGAAGGAAATTTAGTTTTGGTTAAAGCACCAAGAGTGTTGAAAACGTCCGGTCTGTTTCAAGAAATTAGCCAAAGCAATTGAGAAGGATCTTTGCCATTTTCGTGGCACTGACTCTTTATATGGGAAAGGAATTTAGTTTTGAAGCATGAGTGAACAGTTTTAGGAGAGATATGAGCTTTTGCAAGTGAGCTATAGTGTTGTGCTGAACTGTAAGACTGTTTTGCCAAATGATCTTAGAGTTTTGAGAATGTAAtttctgtttcaagaaatgagccaaaccaatggagaaaaactgtaataaaCGGCCTCCTTTCCAGACCAGTGAGTCTGCTGTGTGGTACCGTGCTGTGTGGTACCGTGAGTCACGTCAGccaggctagtggatagtggatgCGCATTGATAAATCAAATGGAACTGTTAACAGGCATTACCCGGTGAATGCGGGGATTGTTGTGCTATAACTCCCTTCTATCAACCagtcagcatccaggatccaaacaacccgttttataaatgtttttatataaTTTACATGGTGACAGCATGGTATCCCAGGAATACCGAACATTCCAAAGCACAAAAAAACTGCACCCGCCCTATGGGCGGTAAACCATTGAATCTGATTCATTTGATTCATTGCAATTCAATCTTTGAGGACTGCAATCATAGAAATACTATGTATTTATGCCTATTAATAAGCCATTGTCAACATCTCGTCTATGGTCATTTTGCTCGCTGCTCACTGTCACCCTATGTTTACATATTACTCATCCACCAGCTGGCTCCATTTTAACCTGGCAGATTACACCCAACAGCTTTACAATATTATGTTTTACCCTGGCAgtcaatgatgatgatgataaggtAAGCTACATTAAAACTTTAATGGTCTAAGTTATATTGGTATTGAACTGTGCAGGTTTGATAGGAGTTCCACCCTCTTCATCACATGAACCACCAACAGGGAAAAGCAGTGTTTTCTCTTTCCGTGTTTTCTGTGCCTAACTAAAAGGCTTTATAAAAAtggaaattaaaaacaaaaaacgttTATTTAAAAACTGATAAGATATTAAACGTTTTTGAAAACGAACAGCACCTAATTACTTTAGGCACATTGACATAGTGTGCCAAACTGACACATTGACAATGCCCACAGCctaatctcttgtggacagactATATAACATAAATGGTGTAATTTACATTGGGTTGCCAAGATTACCCACAAGATTACCCACAAGATTACCCACAAACAAACAACATAAATATGAGTGAGCATCACGAATGAATAGTAATATAATTACTATTGTGATGCATAATGTCACCGTATCTTTGGAGACGTTTACTGCTTTGGAGCAGGGGCCGCTTCAGCTTGTGCAGGGACCTCTTCGGCTTTTACAGGGGCTGCTTCAGCTTTTACAGATGCAGGTTCACCTTGTACAGCGGCCTCTTCAGCTTTTACAGGGGCTGCTTCAGCTTTTACAGGGGCTGCTTCAGCTTTTACAGGGGCCGCTTCAGCTTTTACAGGGGCCGCTTCAGCTTGTACAGGGGCCGCTTCAGCTTTTACAGGGGCCGCTTCAGCTTGTACAGGGGCCGCTTCAGCTTTTACAGGGGCCGCTTCAGCTTGTACAGGGGCCGCTTCAGGTTTTGCTGCTCCTTCTTTGGGTGGACATAATTTCCTGGAGAAAACAAGAGGTTTTATTATCATCATGAACTTTGTTTGATGTTTCACCAGTACTGTGAGTAGACTTGTACAGTTCTATttttgactggaacgaattgcgaaaaccgctgaagttggagacttatatttccctcactaactttaaacatcagctatctgagcagctaaccgatcgctgcagctgtacatagcgcatctgtaaatagcccacccaatctaactacctcatccccatatttattttatttacttttctgctcttttgcacaccagtatttctacttgcacatcatcatctgcacatctatcactccggtgttcatttgctaaattgtaattatttcgctactatggccgatttattgccttacctcctcacgcaatttgcacacactgtatatagactttttttttattgtgttattgactgtacgcttgtttattccatgtgtaactctgtgttgttgtttgtgtcgcactgctttgctttatcttggccaggtcgcagttgtaaatgagaacttgctctcaactggcctacctggttaaataaaggtgaaataaaaaatatataaaatacatatttattttctttttctAGGTAATACAAATCTGCTACTTACGCTGTATCTGTTGAGTCCTTTACAAAACCACACACTTTGCTACTCTGCTCCAACTGCAGTTTGAGAGTGGTGATCTCCCCAGTCCAAGCCTCCTTTTCAGTTTTGAACGTCGCTGAGGAGaccagacaaggagaggagatcagaagagaagagcagagaagagaggCAAAGGGAAGCCACTTCAGAAATACACCCAGAGAGAGATGCGCTCTGTTACAGTGGGTGACATGTTACCAGATTTCACCACCTTGTGGCACAAGTGGCTACAGGAATAACAACTCTACTAGAAAAGACTCACATACCTTCAATATCACTCTGCTCCTTCTGTATGGGTGCAAGTTCTTCCTCCTTTTGTTTCTTTGTGCCGAAAGTGAGAGATAACACAAAATATAGGTAAAGGGGAAAAACAACATTTACGCCTACTGTTTGCTGTACATACTAAAAATCCTTATCTGAGTGCTTCAAATCCTTCTACT
The DNA window shown above is from Salmo salar chromosome ssa25, Ssal_v3.1, whole genome shotgun sequence and carries:
- the LOC106586459 gene encoding neurofilament heavy polypeptide → MRVVLVLGGLTILVSMGLALIVFGQHLTEAKLTLQNLHLDQMQRTRVNQLKERQWLENLLKGQLDWKKKNVEEMEAEVNKLTEEEGKKKTEVEACQADKKQKEEELAPIQKEQSDIEATFKTEKEAWTGEITTLKLQLEQSSKVCGFVKDSTDTAKLCPPKEGAAKPEAAPVQAEAAPVKAEAAPVQAEAAPVKAEAAPVQAEAAPVKAEAAPVKAEAAPVKAEAAPVKAEEAAVQGEPASVKAEAAPVKAEEVPAQAEAAPAPKQ